The window CAAGCAGAAAAATCGCTggtaggaggagaaagagaaggcagaagtCAAGAGTTGTAATGCCAAAAAAATCACCCCGAAAACAAATGAGCTAACCCTAAAGATGGTGTTCCTATTCTACAAGGCTACTTTATATATCCCTAAAATCACCTACTGGAGCACAGCATCTCCATAACCAAACACCGTCCCACAGATACTGTCAGAAAAACCACAATAACAGCCAGTCATGATGCTACTAATTCTCCCCTACAGTTATCGTTGTAATGACCATAATCGGCTTTAAGGGGGATTTGTGAATTATGTTCCATCTGGTACTGGAATATATTTGGCTGGAAATGAAGCTCCTCCTGGAAACCTGAAGCAGGGTTCCAGCCTCCCTGGAGAAGAATCCACCTTCCATCTCTCAGAGGTGCTCGGGTCGCTGCACAAAAAGGGCAGGAGTGGTGATGGCCCTCCCGCCCTCCGGCTGGCCGTGGCTGACTGGCTGGAACTCGGACACTAACTGAGCTCCGTGCTCTAGTCACTACACAGcgttctcttctttcctccttccttaaGGTGTCAGTCTCCCTATCCCCCCCTGCACCAACAGCAGTTTTCCTTTCCTGGGTCTGGACAAGCCAAAGGTACAATTCCGAACATGACATCGAAAGATGGATCACTCTAATTTCTTCTACCTTTCCTTAAATTACGAAGAGTCACGTGAATGGCTTTATTTTCCCCGTACCAGCCACTCCCACACGAATATAAAGATAAGCTCAAGGGCACTGTAAAGAAGCTTGGGTTGCCCTGTCACTACGGGAAATTGTTAGTTCATCGTCCTCTTACGGAACGTGTCCCTTTAACCTGCATTTGCCAACTTGCACCACACTCTCCAGAAGACCAAGGAGCCTGGGCTTCCCTTGGAtccagagaagccttccctgcaACTGAGAAGCTCAGGCCTCTGACCTGGGAGCAGCGCATACTCACTCCGTGTCTCAGAAAGACCACCTGAAGCTTCTCGACTGCAGTGTTCCCACCGTCCGATCCCACATCACTGCCCTGCTCTGGCCTTGGGAGACTTTGAGGCACCTTAAAAGGCTCTTGCAATCTGGGGCATTAAAGCTACAAGGGCACTATCTACGGATGTCACACACAGCCGAAGCATCTTCCCCTCTTTCTTTAGGCAGACTTCTGTAACTCACAGGTGAGGACATGAGGTCCACCATGACATTATTTGATGAGGTGACCTCACAGACACGGACCTACTGCAGACAGCAGCCCTTGCCACGCGTTCCCACAAATCCCGAGCCTGTGCAGCCCAGCGTGTGCTTGTGTGACTGCCCTTTACCTGAGGCTGGAGATGACAATGCTTTTGGCGACTGCGTGCTGCTCTGGGCAGCGACGGTGGTAGATTTAGGAGTCAATACTTCAGCCGTGGAAACACCTGTGGTTGGGGGAGATGTTCTGAGGAAATGTGAAGCCGGGCTGTACTCTTCTGTCATGCCAGGTCCTGGGGTCAGTCCTTTCGCTGATGTGGGTACACTGGTCAGGGGGATCAACTGGCTGGTAGCATCTCCATGGACTTGGCTCCTTTCTGTGGTGACAGAGCTTTCTGTGGAGATCCGTGGTGCTGGGATTTCGGGGCTGGTTGGCAAGAGCTGTTTTTCAGCCGTAGTCTGTACTGTTGTGGGGTCAGCCATGGGAGCTACTGTGGTTGATGCAGGGCTGAAGGGATGAGAGGTCTCGAGGACGGTGGTTGTCAAAGCTGGAGACGTTTGGGGCATGCTGGTGCTCGTGGCTGGAAGGGTTTGCTGAGTGGAGGACTCTGTTAAGGTCGAGGGCATAGGGATCCCTGACGTAGATCTCACTGTTATAGCTTCAGGGGCCTCTGTGGGCAGAGATTCCGGGCCTGGTGGCTTTGATTCTGTAATGACTTTCTCATGGTGTGGGTTACTCTGGTTCTTAGGATCTGCTGTTTGACCGCTGGGGAGCATTGCCACAGATAATGCCATTGTCCCCGTCTGAACTGAAGTCACAGGGGTGTCTCTTGCCCTGGGCAGGACCAGGGTAGAAAGTGAAGGTGGTAGGGTTGTTTGGGAGGCAGATGGTGAGGCAGGGGTAGATGCTGTCAGGGACCCTGGTAagggtggtggtgaggaagaCACCGGTGTGGGCGCATCCGGAGTGGACTGCAGTGGAAGAGTAGAGGCCCCGGTTGATGGTGAGATTGATGAGAACAACTGGTGGGACTGGGACACTGAGGGCAGGGGCAAAGGGGGccctgaagaagaagaagagtcaCCAATCGATGCAGCATCAGTGTCCAGAAGAACCAAAGTGTTGGACATGTTAATGGTGGGTGCGTAGGAGGGAACGTTGGCTGTGCGCAGACCCAGCGACTCAGTGGAAGGCTGGGCATACTCCCTTTCATAGGATGACACATTACTTCTTTCAGTCTGAGCCTGAGAAGAGGAAGAATAGTCTGAATGTGAAGAGTTCGAGATCTTAGTAGAAGAGGTAGAACTCTCCCTTAAGTCCGGGGATGAACTGTTGTCTATAATGGAAAGTAACGCCCGTTCTCCTTTGGTGAAAGTAGATGAGACATAGGTGTGGTCTGTGTAGTCACTGGAAGTCCCCTGTTCCATATCCGTGCCACGCACTTGATTGTAGCTAATTCCAGTGACTGCAAATGGAAAAAACCAAAGTTAGGTCAACTCAACAAACAAGCAATCTCCCAAACACATATTAATGCTTTCTTTGGAGGCGGTTTTCGATGGCGAGCACTCTGGATGAGCAGTGTGGGCAGGCAGGAACGGGCAGAGTCTGTGCGGAGTATATTTACCCTCCTGGGAGGACCTTGGGTGGCGGCAATAGAAATGGTAATAAAAGAGAAGTGGGGCCAGCGGCTGAAGAATAGGGAATAGGTCCAAATTCCTTCCACATGCCTTTTTTGATAAAAGCAAATTGGTATCTGAAAAGCTCTTAAGACCCCAACAGAACAATTGTTATGtctaaatggaaaaaggaaaacccTCCCAATTTTCCATTCTGTATAATGATAATGAGATATTTCTTTCCCAGGAGATTGGCTTTGGCCACAACTGGCTGGTCTCCTTTAGTCCAAGCATCCTGGCAGACAACATCACACATGGCTGAGGCAAgtggggggaagtgggagaacCCAGAAAGTTCTCTTCAGACAGAGCTTATAAGGTACTTTCTGGGTTGACAGCAAACTTAATCATTCTAGGACTGGGAGTACACCGACAGGTGAGCTGAAGGAATGTGGGCAGAGATCCTGCTCCTCACCTCCCAGGGACGGTGAGGCCGCCAGTGAGCCCGAGACCAAGTGGGCGTCACCAGTCACAGTCACGTTCCCGTGCTGGGTGGCGCTCTCGGTTTCTCTGGGCACTACCACAGAGTGCCTCACTTCCCCAGAAGTTGTGCTCGCGTTGGTGAGAGACCGCAGCGTGCGCTCTCCAGTTCCAGTGAAAGTAGCTGAAGTGTGCGGGTGGTGAGCCTGGGAAGTCCTCTCTTCCACATCAGAACTGCCTCCGGGCTCCGGACCATCTTCAGTGGCTGCAAAGGGGATTGAAAGGGGATGGCCGATCAGTACAGGGCTGGAGCGGCAGCACCGCGCGGGAGTCCCAGCAATGAGCCTCACTTCCCGCGCTAAGGTAGTCAAAGGGCTTCCCTGGCTTTTCCCGGGTCTTGATCTGAAACTCGCGCTCGGGAAACCACGATGTGTTGCTTCCTGCAAACCCGTATTGTGACCGAAACCTCAGGAGGCCCTGCAGATCAGCACATCCGTTCAGGTGACCTGGACTGATGGGATGGTTTACTACTTCAGTGAACAGGATCATACTGTATTTCTGCTCGGTGATACATAACAGAGTTTATGTCAGGGaaactggtggtggtggtgggggaggtgaATGCTCAGCAAAAGACTAACCACCCCACGGGGGCTTTAGACTTTCTGATGAGGCCCAGGAGGGAGAACCCCCATTGCTTGTAAGGCTTTTTCCTCCTGGTCGGGCCTGAACTGACATGGGGCTTATCATTCTTTTAGAGCGTTAGTTCTTTCCCTTAACGCATCAATGAGAAATGCATGGTGGTTGGAAGTTAAAGATGGGCTTATTTTCTGttctatgttatttttcttcttcttttttaattttttaagaaagattttatttatttatttgagagagagagagagggagagtgcacacacaagtgCTCATGTACaagcaggtgggggcagggaaaggcagagaggagggagagggagagagaaaatctctagcagacttcccgctgagcctggagccccacgtggtgcttgatctcatgaccctaacatcacgacctgagccaaaaccaagagtcggacgcttaaccaactgagccacccaggtgccccaatttttgttttcttaatgcatttattttcttggtGGGAATGGGACAGGTGACACATGAATAAAtatcctttccctcctttcttggGTGTATGTTTTATGCTATAAGCTCAAAGACTCTTATATTAGATTATCAAATAAACCCTTCTCAGAAATTATGGAAATGAGGTCCAACTCTTTCTGGCCTAAATACTCATAATCTGGTTCTATGAGAAAACAAGTTCTTTCCCTGGTTCTTATTCCTATTCCCAGACCAgactagctctttttttttttttttttagtttatttatttaagtaatccctatacccaacgtggggctcgaactcatgaccccaagatcaagagtcacatgctctactgactgagccagcccggtgcccccAGACTAGCTCTTGATACCCCATGGAAAACAGAGGTAAAGCTGCATGTTAGGTAAGCTCACTTCACGATAGGTTTGCATTAAGTGAAAGGAATGAGTGTGGGGACAGGGATACACAGTGACCTGGAGCAGTGCTGAGACAGCCAGGAAGCAGGGAGAGATGTGACCTGACCGGGCTGAAGGGCTTAAGAGACCCATGGGTCCACCAGGAGAGGCTTGAGGGCTGAGTGTATCTGAGCACAAGTCCCCTGGGCAGAGGGGACAAGGCCTGGGCTGGGGAGATCATAAAACTCTTAAATGGAATTTAGGCAAACAACCCCATCAGGCTTATAGAATTAAGAAAGTGGAGAGTCATGGCCTGAAACAGAGGGGCTGCATCCAAACCCAGAAAAAGGAACAGACCAAGAACTCTGAAAGGCTGGATGGCAGAATGAATCCACTTTGAGTGATTCAGAGCAAACGAGATAAAGCATTAGGTTAACTGACAGTGAGTTGGTTTCGGGAATGAGGCTATTCCTTATCTGGCTCTTCATAACGGAACCCTAAGACCTGCTCACACTGAGATCACATTTCCCACACAAACCAACTGAGCATGCACAATGGAGCGAAGGGTACTCGTATGGAGGCGATGCACACAGGAAAGGCCACGGCATCTAAGCTCCCAGTTTGAGAAGGAGAAAACGCCGAGCCCCACATTGTGAGGGTAGAAAATGAATCCTTTTGTGTAGGAGACAGATCATGCACTTTCCATGCGCACACATGAAAAAGCACAAATATTCTCCACCCATACATGTGGTACTCTTTCATGATAAGCATATGCTTTTCCACATCACATCAGTAGTAATAAATGCTAATTTTCCTCATCAGTTAGGATGTTCATATGGGGGAAATGGAGCTGCTATTATCAGTGGTGGAGAGGTAAGGATTTAAGCCCATTATAAGCTTAAATGGTAAATTACTGCATTTTTGCTTTAGTCAGCACACACTTTACATTGACAAGGTGGCCGAGAATTGTTGATAAAATTACccaaaaacattattaaaaaagaGCATCAAAGAAAAAGTGTtctcaaatttataaaattggtcttcatcaaaattaaaaaacctCTATGCTTCAAAAAATGATATTGtcagaaaagtgaaaagaaaacccacagaatgggagaaaatgtctGCAAATGGAATATCTGATAGAGGACTAGGGTCCAGACACTACAGGAAGAAACTCCTAACCGAttttaaaatggtcaaaagatctgaatagacttCTCCCAAAGTGAAAAGATACCCAACATCATTAGCTGGaagatgtaaatcaaaaccacgtGGGATGCCACTTCACATCCATGAGGATGGCCATCATCAAAACAGATGATCCACAGTGAGTGCTGGGGGAGCCCCGAGGAACTGGAACGGAAAACAGTTTGATGATTCCTCAAtggttaaaaacagagctaccctataacccggTATTTCCAAGAGAATGTAAAACACATGTCCACATGAAAACTCATACTGGAACGTTCACAGTAGTATTGTTCATAATAGACAAAAGGTGGGAAAGCCCCACATGTGCAATAATTGATAAAAGGATGAACTCAATGTGGCATATGCACACAATGGACTATCagccatataaaggaatgaagcactgacAGAGgctacaacagggatgaaccctgaaaacggTATGCAGAGTGAAAAACACAGAAGGCCACAGGTCGTAGGATTTCTTTCACAAactatctagaataggcaaatccgcagagacagaaagtaagttagtggttgtcagaggctgggaggaggagagcaTTGGGGAGCGAGtgctgatgagcactgggtttctTTCTGAGGTGGTGGAAGTGTTCTGGAATCAGCGGCGCTGGCTGCACgattctgtaaatatactaaaagccactgaattgtacattttgaATGGGCAAATTGCATAGAATGTGAATTAAATCTCCATAAAGCTGCTTAaacaagggggagggagagttgCTCTTGAGGAATGTCTAGACCTGGGGTGAGCAACCACCCCTGAGAATGTGATACTTCCACCTTCCAGAAGCTGTGTGATTGAGGCAGGTATGCGGGGCGTGGGGTGGGCTGCAGGGGATGGACGGACATGGACAGAGAAGTCCCCGAGCTGCATGTGGGAGGGGGGCCGGTGGCAAGAGCAGCTCCTGGGAGAGGTCCCAGAAAAAAAGTGGGGCTATACACTGGAAGAATGGCCTGGGAATGACGAAAGCAGAGGGCCCCCAGTGGCTCCGTTACCGTGCCACAGAAGAGCCCAAGCCTCGCGGCCCCTCCGCCCTCCGAGGGGAGGCGGTCCTGTGAAGGGGAGACTCACTCGAGCGTTCACCACGTGGTGCCAAGGAATCCAGGCTCTCGGAGGAGGATGAGGACAAGGACTCGGTGGCCGGCTCAGCGGAACTCCTATCGCCCAGCGCTCCGTCACTTCCTCTAGACTGGGGGGCAGAGGCTGAGAAGTGGGTCAAAACTGAAGGGTGCACAACTTCAGGATAGGAAGTAGAGCTTCCTGTCACGTCTGCGAACGCCTTGCTGTTGGTCAAGAAGGAGCGCGCCGTGCTGTCTCCACTCCTGCCCGACGGGACGGACCTGGACACAGCCTCGGTCCGAGACACGGGGCTTCCATGCTCTGCCTCCAAGCTGCTGGCAAGCTGGTCTCCTCCCAAGGCTGGAGGGGGTCGGGGAAACAAAGGTCATGACCCGGATGTGAAAGATTCCCCAACAACCGAGATGTGAGTCCCTTCGTGAGGACTTTGTACAGTATTTATTACATGTGTAACCTGACAGGCACTTTCGTAGTTTGAATAATTATTTCGAATCTCTTCAGGGTCAATAGGAGAGCAATACTAAAAAGCAGCGTTGGTGAAGGaaggagcttttatttatttatttatttattttaggttcaattttttaaaaaattttttattgttatattaatcaccatacattacatcattagtttttgaggtagtgttccatgatgcattgtttgtgcataacacccagtgctccatgcacaacatgccctctttaatacccatcaccaggctaacccatcctccccccctcgcctctagaaacctcagtttgtttttcagagtccatcatctctcatggttcatctcccaagGAGGGAGCTTTTAAAGAGAATGAGTAGCTTACATGCTTGGgtgttttattctctttccccCAGAGTGGTCAAAGGACGGAGTGTGTTACGTCCAACAAATATGCTGTGCCTACATACAGTGCTTGCTCAGAAGCATTCTTCTCAAGCAATTCCATTATTAATAAAGGTATTTCAAATTTTCAAGTACagcaaaccaaaaataaactggAGGGCGTATACTGAAATGATGACTTTGGGGGAATATATTTCTATCTGCATGTTTTATTTGGGAGAATGATCTGTACGCAAACGAACCCCAGGCCGTCTGAAAGAGCAGGCCAGCTCTCACTAAGCACAATCCCGCAGGTGGTAAGAGGCCACCCACAGCACCAGCTCCAAGGCCAAGCGCTCAACTCTGCTGGGAACAGGAGACAGGACTGCGCCCTCACTTCTTCAACCCTCCGAGCCTTAGTTTCCTCGCCCATAAAAAAGCAGGAGGCGTGATGCCTTCTGACGAACTTCACAGTGTTCTCATAAGGATGAAAATCAAAACGTGGTATACCAGATAAAGGAGATGGTGCTAGCTAAGAacacatcttttcctttctttttttttgagatggaaaATGGTCTTGAAGCCATCTTTCAAGACAATCCAACAGTTTTTAAATGTCCATAATAGATCAAGTAAAGATGAAATACTTACTTGGGGAATCATTTTGCCAGAATCCCACGGAGACCCTGGAAGATGCGAGGCCAAATCCATTTTCTGTGGACGGCTCAATGAATCCCCCATCCCCCGGATTCCTGATTACTTCACTATTTCTTTGCAACCCTGCCTCAAAGTGTGAAGAATGGGCTGATACTGAAGTCCGGGCAATTTCGG of the Halichoerus grypus chromosome 1, mHalGry1.hap1.1, whole genome shotgun sequence genome contains:
- the HEG1 gene encoding protein HEG homolog 1 isoform X2, with translation MGCRGHRHHHRRHCHRRHRHCHHHHHHCHRHHHHHHHHSAERNSWPESNTESHIENVTFDQNQMDLSTAVSKEGVRTQTPRKNHTSSDAPENFAPQTEAADAGGRNDSSGKTNFTISSVGADTATALTSQSITIALGTPHLPSSSESEGRTAPSHTESATSRGSLARGKGLPEEVTVHSQVAATWVLGQSPLPALEVGEGKRNISGPAFSWLPFSRTPAYSPPSEPSSASGSTEVLNSSTVLPSALASRTESMHVATTLPSGVPGLLQSLTISLRPLNKTESFLKDSEIARTSVSAHSSHFEAGLQRNSEVIRNPGDGGFIEPSTENGFGLASSRVSVGFWQNDSPTLGGDQLASSLEAEHGSPVSRTEAVSRSVPSGRSGDSTARSFLTNSKAFADVTGSSTSYPEVVHPSVLTHFSASAPQSRGSDGALGDRSSAEPATESLSSSSSESLDSLAPRGERSTTEDGPEPGGSSDVEERTSQAHHPHTSATFTGTGERTLRSLTNASTTSGEVRHSVVVPRETESATQHGNVTVTGDAHLVSGSLAASPSLGVTGISYNQVRGTDMEQGTSSDYTDHTYVSSTFTKGERALLSIIDNSSSPDLRESSTSSTKISNSSHSDYSSSSQAQTERSNVSSYEREYAQPSTESLGLRTANVPSYAPTINMSNTLVLLDTDAASIGDSSSSSGPPLPLPSVSQSHQLFSSISPSTGASTLPLQSTPDAPTPVSSSPPPLPGSLTASTPASPSASQTTLPPSLSTLVLPRARDTPVTSVQTGTMALSVAMLPSGQTADPKNQSNPHHEKVITESKPPGPESLPTEAPEAITVRSTSGIPMPSTLTESSTQQTLPATSTSMPQTSPALTTTVLETSHPFSPASTTVAPMADPTTVQTTAEKQLLPTSPEIPAPRISTESSVTTERSQVHGDATSQLIPLTSVPTSAKGLTPGPGMTEEYSPASHFLRTSPPTTGVSTAEVLTPKSTTVAAQSSTQSPKALSSPASDVNECLLNPCPPLATCNNTQGSFTCKCPVGYQMEKGICNLVRTFVTEFKLKKTFLNTTVEKQADLHEVENEITKTLNMCFSTLPGYTRSTVYASREPSAVVMSLQTTFSLASNVTLFDLADGMQKCVNSCRSSAEVCQLLGSQRRIFKAGSLCKRKTPECDKETSICTDLDGVALCQCKSGYFQFNKMDHSCRACEDGYRLENETCMSCPFGLGGLNCGNPYQLITVVIAAAGGGLLLILGIALIVTCCRKSKNDISKLIFKSGDFQMSPYAEYPKNPRSQEWGREAIEMHENGSTKNLLQMTDVYYSPTSVRNPELERNGLYPAYTGLPGSRHSCIFPGQYNPSFISDESRRRDYF
- the HEG1 gene encoding protein HEG homolog 1 isoform X1; translation: MGCRGHRHHHRRHCHRRHRHCHHHHHHCHRHHHHHHHHSAERNSWPESNTESHIENVTFDQNQMDLSTAVSKEGVRTQTPRKNHTSSDAPENFAPQTEAADAGGRNDSSGKTNFTISSVGADTATALTSQSITIALGTPHLPSSSESEGRTAPSHTESATSRGSLARGKGLPEEVTVHSQVAATWVLGQSPLPALEVGEGKRNISGPAFSWLPFSRTPAYSPPSEPSSASGSTEVLNSSTVLPSALASRTESMHVATTLPSGVPGLLQSLTISLRPLNKTESFLKDSEIARTSVSAHSSHFEAGLQRNSEVIRNPGDGGFIEPSTENGFGLASSRVSVGFWQNDSPTLGGDQLASSLEAEHGSPVSRTEAVSRSVPSGRSGDSTARSFLTNSKAFADVTGSSTSYPEVVHPSVLTHFSASAPQSRGSDGALGDRSSAEPATESLSSSSSESLDSLAPRGERSTTEDGPEPGGSSDVEERTSQAHHPHTSATFTGTGERTLRSLTNASTTSGEVRHSVVVPRETESATQHGNVTVTGDAHLVSGSLAASPSLGVTGISYNQVRGTDMEQGTSSDYTDHTYVSSTFTKGERALLSIIDNSSSPDLRESSTSSTKISNSSHSDYSSSSQAQTERSNVSSYEREYAQPSTESLGLRTANVPSYAPTINMSNTLVLLDTDAASIGDSSSSSGPPLPLPSVSQSHQLFSSISPSTGASTLPLQSTPDAPTPVSSSPPPLPGSLTASTPASPSASQTTLPPSLSTLVLPRARDTPVTSVQTGTMALSVAMLPSGQTADPKNQSNPHHEKVITESKPPGPESLPTEAPEAITVRSTSGIPMPSTLTESSTQQTLPATSTSMPQTSPALTTTVLETSHPFSPASTTVAPMADPTTVQTTAEKQLLPTSPEIPAPRISTESSVTTERSQVHGDATSQLIPLTSVPTSAKGLTPGPGMTEEYSPASHFLRTSPPTTGVSTAEVLTPKSTTVAAQSSTQSPKALSSPASVNSCATNPCLHDGKCVVDPTGHGYRCVCSPSWQGDDCSVDVNECLLNPCPPLATCNNTQGSFTCKCPVGYQMEKGICNLVRTFVTEFKLKKTFLNTTVEKQADLHEVENEITKTLNMCFSTLPGYTRSTVYASREPSAVVMSLQTTFSLASNVTLFDLADGMQKCVNSCRSSAEVCQLLGSQRRIFKAGSLCKRKTPECDKETSICTDLDGVALCQCKSGYFQFNKMDHSCRACEDGYRLENETCMSCPFGLGGLNCGNPYQLITVVIAAAGGGLLLILGIALIVTCCRKSKNDISKLIFKSGDFQMSPYAEYPKNPRSQEWGREAIEMHENGSTKNLLQMTDVYYSPTSVRNPELERNGLYPAYTGLPGSRHSCIFPGQYNPSFISDESRRRDYF
- the HEG1 gene encoding protein HEG homolog 1 isoform X3; this encodes MDLSTAVSKEGVRTQTPRKNHTSSDAPENFAPQTEAADAGGRNDSSGKTNFTISSVGADTATALTSQSITIASGSTEVLNSSTVLPSALASRTESMHVATTLPSGVPGLLQSLTISLRPLNKTESFLKDSEIARTSVSAHSSHFEAGLQRNSEVIRNPGDGGFIEPSTENGFGLASSRVSVGFWQNDSPTLGGDQLASSLEAEHGSPVSRTEAVSRSVPSGRSGDSTARSFLTNSKAFADVTGSSTSYPEVVHPSVLTHFSASAPQSRGSDGALGDRSSAEPATESLSSSSSESLDSLAPRGERSTTEDGPEPGGSSDVEERTSQAHHPHTSATFTGTGERTLRSLTNASTTSGEVRHSVVVPRETESATQHGNVTVTGDAHLVSGSLAASPSLGVTGISYNQVRGTDMEQGTSSDYTDHTYVSSTFTKGERALLSIIDNSSSPDLRESSTSSTKISNSSHSDYSSSSQAQTERSNVSSYEREYAQPSTESLGLRTANVPSYAPTINMSNTLVLLDTDAASIGDSSSSSGPPLPLPSVSQSHQLFSSISPSTGASTLPLQSTPDAPTPVSSSPPPLPGSLTASTPASPSASQTTLPPSLSTLVLPRARDTPVTSVQTGTMALSVAMLPSGQTADPKNQSNPHHEKVITESKPPGPESLPTEAPEAITVRSTSGIPMPSTLTESSTQQTLPATSTSMPQTSPALTTTVLETSHPFSPASTTVAPMADPTTVQTTAEKQLLPTSPEIPAPRISTESSVTTERSQVHGDATSQLIPLTSVPTSAKGLTPGPGMTEEYSPASHFLRTSPPTTGVSTAEVLTPKSTTVAAQSSTQSPKALSSPASVNSCATNPCLHDGKCVVDPTGHGYRCVCSPSWQGDDCSVDVNECLLNPCPPLATCNNTQGSFTCKCPVGYQMEKGICNLVRTFVTEFKLKKTFLNTTVEKQADLHEVENEITKTLNMCFSTLPGYTRSTVYASREPSAVVMSLQTTFSLASNVTLFDLADGMQKCVNSCRSSAEVCQLLGSQRRIFKAGSLCKRKTPECDKETSICTDLDGVALCQCKSGYFQFNKMDHSCRACEDGYRLENETCMSCPFGLGGLNCGNPYQLITVVIAAAGGGLLLILGIALIVTCCRKSKNDISKLIFKSGDFQMSPYAEYPKNPRSQEWGREAIEMHENGSTKNLLQMTDVYYSPTSVRNPELERNGLYPAYTGLPGSRHSCIFPGQYNPSFISDESRRRDYF
- the HEG1 gene encoding protein HEG homolog 1 isoform X4, giving the protein MDLSTAVSKEGVRTQTPRKNHTSSDAPENFAPQTEAADAGGRNDSSGKTNFTISSVGADTATALTSQSITIALGTPHLPSSSESEGRTAPSHTESATSRGSLARGKGLPEEVTVHSQVAATWVLGQSPLPALEVGEGKRNISGPAFSWLPFSRTPAYSPPSEPSSALGGDQLASSLEAEHGSPVSRTEAVSRSVPSGRSGDSTARSFLTNSKAFADVTGSSTSYPEVVHPSVLTHFSASAPQSRGSDGALGDRSSAEPATESLSSSSSESLDSLAPRGERSTTEDGPEPGGSSDVEERTSQAHHPHTSATFTGTGERTLRSLTNASTTSGEVRHSVVVPRETESATQHGNVTVTGDAHLVSGSLAASPSLGVTGISYNQVRGTDMEQGTSSDYTDHTYVSSTFTKGERALLSIIDNSSSPDLRESSTSSTKISNSSHSDYSSSSQAQTERSNVSSYEREYAQPSTESLGLRTANVPSYAPTINMSNTLVLLDTDAASIGDSSSSSGPPLPLPSVSQSHQLFSSISPSTGASTLPLQSTPDAPTPVSSSPPPLPGSLTASTPASPSASQTTLPPSLSTLVLPRARDTPVTSVQTGTMALSVAMLPSGQTADPKNQSNPHHEKVITESKPPGPESLPTEAPEAITVRSTSGIPMPSTLTESSTQQTLPATSTSMPQTSPALTTTVLETSHPFSPASTTVAPMADPTTVQTTAEKQLLPTSPEIPAPRISTESSVTTERSQVHGDATSQLIPLTSVPTSAKGLTPGPGMTEEYSPASHFLRTSPPTTGVSTAEVLTPKSTTVAAQSSTQSPKALSSPASVNSCATNPCLHDGKCVVDPTGHGYRCVCSPSWQGDDCSVDVNECLLNPCPPLATCNNTQGSFTCKCPVGYQMEKGICNLVRTFVTEFKLKKTFLNTTVEKQADLHEVENEITKTLNMCFSTLPGYTRSTVYASREPSAVVMSLQTTFSLASNVTLFDLADGMQKCVNSCRSSAEVCQLLGSQRRIFKAGSLCKRKTPECDKETSICTDLDGVALCQCKSGYFQFNKMDHSCRACEDGYRLENETCMSCPFGLGGLNCGNPYQLITVVIAAAGGGLLLILGIALIVTCCRKSKNDISKLIFKSGDFQMSPYAEYPKNPRSQEWGREAIEMHENGSTKNLLQMTDVYYSPTSVRNPELERNGLYPAYTGLPGSRHSCIFPGQYNPSFISDESRRRDYF